In Streptomyces sp. NBC_01707, a genomic segment contains:
- a CDS encoding GNAT family N-acetyltransferase, whose protein sequence is MSAAYPTVPGAHPLDNPARASLTGPHAHFAERLGRVLRYPADVSPWLALPDLPDAEDWADVAALAGPGASVTLTALREPPPGDWEVTFRAEGVQLVDDGVAAAPEPEAVLLGPADVPEMLDLVARTRPGPFLPRTVELGTYLGIRRDGALVAMAGERLHPTGWSEISGVCTDESVRGQGLATRLVLAVAHEIRERGETPFLHASATNTNAIRLYESLGFRLRRRTSFLSVVVPPDLPVSDRTRGADDARAEALR, encoded by the coding sequence ATGAGCGCCGCGTACCCCACGGTCCCCGGGGCGCACCCGCTGGACAACCCGGCCCGCGCCTCGCTGACCGGACCGCACGCCCATTTCGCCGAGCGTCTGGGCCGCGTTCTTCGCTATCCGGCCGACGTCTCGCCCTGGCTCGCACTGCCGGATCTCCCGGACGCGGAGGACTGGGCCGACGTTGCGGCACTCGCCGGCCCCGGAGCGTCCGTCACCCTCACCGCGCTGCGTGAGCCGCCGCCCGGCGACTGGGAGGTCACCTTCCGCGCGGAGGGCGTCCAGCTCGTCGACGACGGGGTGGCAGCGGCCCCCGAGCCGGAGGCCGTCCTCCTCGGCCCGGCCGATGTGCCGGAGATGCTCGACCTGGTCGCACGGACCCGCCCCGGACCGTTCCTGCCACGCACCGTCGAGCTCGGCACCTACCTGGGTATCCGCCGCGACGGGGCCCTCGTGGCCATGGCCGGGGAACGGCTTCACCCGACCGGCTGGAGCGAGATCAGCGGCGTCTGCACGGACGAATCCGTGCGCGGCCAGGGGCTGGCCACACGGCTCGTACTCGCCGTGGCCCACGAGATCAGGGAGCGTGGCGAGACGCCGTTCCTGCACGCGTCGGCAACCAACACGAACGCCATCAGGCTCTACGAGTCGCTGGGCTTCCGGCTCCGGCGCCGGACATCGTTCCTCTCCGTCGTCGTACCGCCGGACCTGCCGGTGTCCGACCGCACCCGCGGCGCGGACGACGCGCGGGCGGAAGCGTTGCGCTGA
- a CDS encoding NADP-dependent oxidoreductase, producing the protein MPKAYVFTRSGGPEVEALVEQEAPTPGPGELLVAVRAAGVNPVDWKLRNGYTRPGSEPPQYPAVFGSEAAGVVEQVGPGVDEFAVGDAVFGNPLTGGYAEYTLMPVAVTAHKPEGLSFTDAAALPVAAATAYDGIRQLDPAPGSTLLINGAGGGVGVAAVQLARHFGVRVIGTASAAKKDFVESLGAVHVPAGPGVVDRVRAVAPDGVDAVYDLVGGDALRAVAELLTDRKRLISAGGKPLAVELGGAAVVRARTAAVLDEVARLAVSGAFRTYVTQTYPLAEAATALRAVESGHTRGKIVIEVAAA; encoded by the coding sequence ATGCCCAAGGCGTACGTATTCACCCGCAGCGGCGGACCGGAGGTGGAAGCCCTCGTCGAGCAGGAGGCGCCCACCCCCGGGCCCGGGGAACTGCTCGTCGCGGTCCGTGCCGCCGGGGTCAACCCGGTCGACTGGAAGCTGCGCAACGGATACACCAGGCCCGGCAGCGAACCGCCGCAGTATCCCGCCGTGTTCGGTAGCGAAGCGGCCGGGGTGGTCGAGCAGGTCGGCCCCGGAGTCGACGAGTTCGCAGTCGGGGACGCGGTCTTCGGCAACCCGCTGACCGGTGGTTACGCCGAGTACACCCTGATGCCCGTCGCGGTCACCGCGCACAAGCCGGAGGGGCTGTCGTTCACCGACGCGGCCGCACTGCCGGTCGCGGCGGCCACCGCGTACGACGGCATTCGCCAGCTGGACCCCGCGCCCGGATCGACCCTGCTGATCAACGGCGCCGGAGGCGGCGTCGGTGTGGCAGCGGTGCAGCTCGCACGCCACTTCGGGGTCCGGGTCATCGGTACGGCGAGCGCGGCCAAGAAGGACTTCGTCGAGTCGCTCGGCGCCGTGCACGTACCGGCCGGACCCGGCGTCGTCGACCGCGTGCGGGCAGTGGCCCCGGACGGGGTCGACGCGGTCTACGACCTGGTAGGCGGTGACGCCCTGCGGGCCGTCGCGGAGCTGCTCACGGACCGGAAGCGGCTGATCAGCGCAGGGGGCAAGCCGCTGGCCGTGGAACTCGGCGGGGCAGCCGTCGTCCGGGCCCGTACCGCCGCCGTTCTCGACGAAGTGGCCCGCCTCGCCGTCAGCGGCGCCTTCAGGACGTACGTGACACAGACCTACCCGCTCGCCGAAGCCGCCACGGCGCTGCGCGCGGTGGAGAGCGGACACACCCGCGGAAAGATCGTGATCGAGGTGGCCGCCGCATGA
- a CDS encoding nuclear transport factor 2 family protein encodes MSNNSRSSLDQLELLLAERACERLVIEFVRRLDLGEPATVAELFTADGTWEWPGGERRIVGRAALRDYFGGRPEDRLSRRMCTNILVTVDSATTASSTTYFATYRVDGRSDSLPSPRLPANTGHYEDTFRKVGGVWLLASRTTFLAFGGATERVAPARAAAVDGQSTAYSGGRPA; translated from the coding sequence ATGTCGAACAACTCCCGTTCCTCCCTTGACCAGTTGGAACTGTTGCTCGCCGAGCGGGCCTGCGAACGTCTCGTCATCGAGTTCGTCCGCCGGCTCGACCTCGGGGAACCGGCCACGGTCGCCGAGCTGTTCACCGCCGACGGCACATGGGAATGGCCCGGTGGCGAACGTCGCATCGTGGGGCGCGCGGCGCTGCGTGACTACTTCGGCGGCCGGCCGGAAGACCGGTTGTCACGGCGGATGTGTACGAACATCCTCGTCACAGTGGACTCGGCGACGACCGCGTCGTCGACGACCTACTTCGCGACCTATCGGGTCGACGGCCGGAGCGACAGCCTGCCGTCACCTCGGCTGCCCGCCAACACCGGTCACTACGAGGACACGTTCCGCAAGGTCGGCGGGGTCTGGCTGCTCGCCTCACGCACCACGTTCCTCGCGTTCGGCGGAGCCACGGAGCGCGTGGCCCCGGCTCGTGCCGCGGCCGTCGACGGTCAGTCGACGGCCTACTCCGGCGGACGGCCCGCGTAG
- a CDS encoding phosphatase PAP2 family protein → MLLASTATSLDGGLYTSITELARQSPAALDSTIHAWSDYGLGLYAVLMLAAWWRSRAWDPTRAAMALCAPLIVVAAYGANDLLKLAVHEQRPCRTLHAVTVEVCPPLGDWSFPSNHAAVAAAATVAILLTDRRLGAVAVPAALLMAVSRVWIGVHYPHDVLIGLVTGALVALPLTVAARRCAPAVARLRESRLRPLVAAR, encoded by the coding sequence ATGCTGCTCGCCTCGACCGCCACCTCGCTCGACGGTGGCCTCTACACCTCGATCACCGAGCTCGCCCGGCAGTCCCCCGCCGCTCTGGACTCCACGATCCACGCCTGGTCGGACTACGGTCTCGGGCTCTACGCCGTGCTGATGCTCGCGGCCTGGTGGCGGTCCCGCGCCTGGGACCCGACCCGCGCGGCCATGGCGCTCTGTGCGCCCCTGATCGTGGTGGCCGCCTACGGGGCCAACGATCTGCTGAAGCTCGCCGTCCATGAACAGCGGCCGTGCCGCACCCTGCATGCGGTCACCGTGGAGGTATGCCCGCCGCTGGGCGACTGGTCCTTCCCCAGCAATCACGCCGCCGTTGCGGCAGCCGCGACGGTCGCGATCCTGCTGACCGACCGCCGGCTCGGCGCGGTCGCCGTCCCTGCGGCGCTGCTGATGGCGGTGTCGCGGGTCTGGATCGGTGTGCACTATCCGCACGACGTGCTCATCGGGCTGGTCACCGGTGCGCTCGTAGCCCTGCCGCTGACCGTCGCCGCCCGACGCTGCGCTCCGGCCGTCGCACGGCTGCGCGAGAGCCGGCTGCGTCCACTGGTGGCGGCGCGGTGA
- a CDS encoding putative leader peptide, with protein MSATSTLVSRRHVDLGRVASAACSRALRCDRLS; from the coding sequence ATGTCCGCGACTTCGACTCTCGTCTCGCGGCGCCACGTCGATCTGGGACGCGTAGCGTCCGCGGCGTGTAGCCGCGCTCTCCGCTGCGACCGGCTCAGCTGA
- a CDS encoding M56 family metallopeptidase, protein MIYAVWVPLLTPFVAVPAARRLADALSPVRAVRLLASTAVGLALFSTLALVLLVVPGATRLSAVAAVGELVKPLADAAPDVTVPLAAAAVALLAGCAVAVTRTARRHWAELHRAGVPGNGSDGELAVVRDNRPDAYALPGLPGSPGRIVVTTGMLRALDPAERDALLAHERAHLAGRHHLFLAAAELAALCHPALRFLRAPMGYALERCADEAAAVAVGDRRVAARAIGRAALAVRAAEEVEGRPRVALAATAGPVPRRVAALLGRATPRPRVGRAAAAALLACLALSGAAALDATHDLHSSIEVAQGESPEH, encoded by the coding sequence ATGATCTACGCCGTGTGGGTTCCGCTGCTGACGCCGTTCGTCGCGGTCCCAGCGGCCCGCCGCCTGGCGGATGCCCTGTCACCCGTGCGCGCCGTGCGGCTGCTCGCCTCGACGGCCGTCGGCCTCGCCCTGTTCAGCACGCTCGCCCTGGTGCTGCTCGTGGTGCCCGGCGCGACCCGGCTCTCCGCCGTCGCCGCGGTCGGCGAACTCGTGAAGCCGCTTGCCGACGCCGCACCCGACGTGACCGTCCCGCTCGCAGCCGCCGCAGTCGCCCTGTTGGCCGGGTGCGCCGTCGCAGTCACCCGCACGGCCCGCCGCCACTGGGCGGAGCTGCATCGCGCAGGCGTGCCGGGCAACGGCTCGGACGGTGAACTGGCCGTCGTGCGCGACAACCGCCCCGACGCCTATGCGCTGCCCGGTCTCCCCGGCAGCCCCGGCCGGATCGTCGTCACCACCGGAATGCTGCGCGCCCTGGACCCCGCCGAACGAGACGCCCTGCTCGCACACGAGCGCGCCCACCTCGCGGGTCGCCACCACCTCTTCCTCGCGGCAGCCGAACTGGCCGCCCTCTGCCACCCCGCGCTGCGCTTCCTGCGTGCCCCCATGGGCTACGCGCTGGAGCGCTGCGCCGACGAGGCGGCGGCCGTGGCGGTCGGCGACCGGCGGGTCGCGGCACGCGCGATCGGCCGAGCCGCGCTCGCCGTGCGCGCCGCCGAAGAAGTCGAGGGTCGTCCCCGCGTGGCGCTCGCCGCAACGGCGGGGCCGGTACCGCGCCGGGTCGCGGCGCTGCTCGGCCGGGCGACCCCCCGGCCGCGTGTCGGCCGTGCGGCCGCGGCGGCACTCCTGGCGTGCCTGGCCCTGTCCGGAGCGGCCGCGCTCGACGCGACACATGATCTGCACAGCAGCATCGAGGTGGCGCAGGGCGAGAGCCCGGAGCACTGA
- a CDS encoding TauD/TfdA family dioxygenase, whose translation MTSAPVVDPAPDTTTVATSPVTVQRIGGRIGAVVSGVRLGGDLEPAVVAAVRAAALEHKVIFFRGQDHLDGESHEAFGRLLGTPVAHPTVPSADGRYALGIDSDHGGRANQWHTDVTFVPAYPAFSILRAVTVPPYGGNTLWSNTAAAYAELPESLRALADGLRAIHSNDYDYAAVRPDARPEAFAKYREVFTSTKFRTEHPVVRVHPETGERVLLLGNFVQRIAGLTGRDSRALIDLFQSHIERPENTVRWQWRTGDVAIWDNRATQHYGVDDSGTHDRKLRRVTVDGDVPIGTDGRPSVLISPDTVPAPAFGIPSGASTAD comes from the coding sequence ATGACCTCTGCACCCGTCGTCGACCCGGCCCCCGACACCACCACCGTCGCCACCAGCCCCGTCACCGTCCAGAGGATCGGCGGACGTATCGGAGCCGTCGTGTCCGGCGTCCGGCTCGGCGGCGATCTCGAACCCGCCGTCGTGGCAGCCGTGCGCGCCGCGGCACTCGAGCACAAGGTGATCTTCTTCCGTGGCCAGGACCACCTGGACGGGGAGAGCCACGAGGCGTTCGGACGGCTCCTCGGTACCCCGGTCGCCCACCCGACCGTCCCGTCCGCCGACGGCCGCTACGCGCTCGGCATCGACTCCGACCACGGTGGCCGGGCCAACCAGTGGCACACCGACGTCACCTTCGTGCCCGCCTACCCGGCATTCTCCATCCTGCGGGCGGTGACCGTTCCGCCGTACGGCGGCAACACCCTGTGGTCCAACACGGCAGCCGCCTACGCCGAACTGCCCGAGTCGCTGCGCGCCCTCGCCGACGGTCTCCGGGCGATCCACTCCAACGACTACGACTACGCGGCGGTGCGCCCCGACGCCCGGCCCGAGGCGTTCGCCAAGTACCGCGAGGTGTTCACCTCCACGAAGTTCCGCACCGAGCATCCGGTGGTGCGTGTCCACCCCGAGACCGGCGAACGGGTGCTGCTCCTCGGCAACTTCGTCCAGCGGATCGCCGGGCTCACCGGCCGCGACTCCAGGGCCCTGATCGATCTGTTCCAGTCCCACATCGAGCGTCCGGAGAACACCGTGCGCTGGCAGTGGCGGACGGGGGATGTGGCCATCTGGGACAACCGCGCCACCCAGCACTACGGCGTGGACGACTCCGGCACGCACGACCGCAAACTGCGCCGGGTCACCGTCGACGGCGATGTCCCGATCGGCACGGACGGCCGCCCGTCCGTCCTGATCAGCCCCGACACCGTACCGGCCCCGGCGTTCGGGATCCCGTCCGGCGCTTCCACGGCCGACTGA
- a CDS encoding sulfite oxidase produces the protein MRSVPPSEAAYDRMRLRQWSRGAARSAGIQRRDLLRFVAAASVTGLVSAAPAQAAGSPAPGIVKPLPPELFTVRGTNAETNFAALRSTGLLTPADRFFVRNHTVTPRIDAAGWRLTVWGSGLTGSAVDFTYDQLRALPSVTRTAFVECAGNARSFYSTQQNQQVSGTAWTLGAIGTARWRGVRLADVLRRAGIGRNAVDVLPRGLDDEVVSDGTNLGRVRRPLPVAKALDDVVLAYEMNGRPLPPDHGYPVRMIVPSWVGIANIKWVGDIEVSAEPLLSPWNTGLYRLFGPAYPPEGSAPLTRQTLKSAFELAPGASVPVHRRQVLTGRSWSGGAPVRTVEVSTDGGARWRHARLRDEPRSGSWVRWSADWLPKERGPAVLLARATDRTGRAQPDVAVHNTQGYLFDAVVRHGVHVV, from the coding sequence ATGAGATCCGTTCCGCCGTCCGAGGCCGCGTACGACCGGATGCGACTGCGCCAGTGGTCGCGCGGGGCTGCCCGGTCCGCCGGTATCCAGCGCCGTGATCTGCTGAGGTTCGTGGCCGCCGCATCGGTGACCGGTCTGGTGTCGGCAGCCCCCGCCCAGGCTGCCGGCTCACCCGCCCCCGGCATCGTGAAACCGCTGCCACCCGAGCTGTTCACCGTGCGCGGCACCAATGCCGAGACCAACTTCGCGGCGCTACGGTCCACCGGCCTGCTCACTCCGGCCGACCGGTTCTTCGTACGCAATCACACCGTCACACCACGGATCGACGCAGCCGGCTGGCGGCTCACCGTATGGGGCAGCGGACTGACGGGCTCGGCCGTGGACTTCACGTACGACCAGCTGCGCGCCCTGCCGTCCGTCACCCGCACCGCGTTCGTCGAATGCGCGGGGAACGCCCGCAGCTTCTACTCAACGCAGCAGAACCAGCAGGTCAGCGGCACCGCATGGACCCTGGGCGCAATCGGTACGGCCCGCTGGCGCGGAGTGCGGCTCGCGGATGTACTGCGGCGGGCGGGCATCGGCAGGAACGCGGTCGACGTGTTGCCCCGCGGGCTCGACGACGAGGTCGTCAGCGACGGGACGAACCTGGGCCGGGTGCGGCGGCCGCTGCCCGTCGCGAAGGCGCTGGACGATGTGGTTCTCGCGTACGAGATGAACGGCAGGCCTCTGCCGCCCGACCACGGATACCCGGTGCGGATGATCGTGCCGTCCTGGGTCGGTATCGCGAACATCAAGTGGGTCGGCGACATCGAGGTGAGTGCAGAACCCCTGCTCTCACCGTGGAACACCGGTCTCTACCGGCTGTTCGGCCCCGCGTACCCGCCGGAGGGCAGCGCACCGCTGACCCGGCAGACACTGAAGAGCGCGTTCGAACTGGCACCCGGCGCGTCGGTTCCCGTGCATCGGCGCCAGGTGCTCACGGGACGTTCCTGGTCGGGCGGGGCCCCGGTGCGCACCGTCGAGGTCAGCACCGACGGCGGCGCCCGGTGGCGGCACGCCCGGCTGCGCGACGAGCCCCGCAGCGGAAGCTGGGTCCGCTGGTCTGCCGACTGGCTGCCGAAGGAACGGGGTCCGGCGGTCCTGCTGGCGCGGGCGACGGACCGGACGGGGCGTGCGCAGCCGGACGTCGCGGTCCACAACACGCAGGGCTATCTCTTCGACGCGGTCGTACGGCACGGGGTGCACGTCGTCTGA
- a CDS encoding DedA family protein, whose product MSVSSLAAAPQAVNLLDAGSLLAAFGVLGIAAVLFAETGLLVGFFLPGDSLLFTAGLLSVPGTHGPVRLALSQVLIASVIGALLGAQTGYWIGRRGGRALLARSRARRLHEGASRAEELLDRYGHARAIVLARFVPVVRTVLNPLAGALNVPAGQFALWQIVGGTIWTVGLVLAGYGLGSSVPNVDRYLLPIVAVVVVVSLIPLAAELLRSRGGRAAEGDRN is encoded by the coding sequence GTGTCCGTATCCTCACTGGCGGCCGCGCCGCAAGCGGTGAACCTGCTGGACGCGGGGTCACTGCTCGCCGCGTTCGGCGTACTGGGCATCGCGGCCGTGCTGTTCGCCGAGACAGGGCTGCTCGTCGGCTTCTTCCTCCCCGGCGACTCCCTGCTGTTCACCGCGGGACTGCTCAGTGTTCCCGGCACCCACGGCCCGGTCCGTCTGGCCCTGTCCCAGGTGCTCATCGCTTCCGTGATCGGTGCGCTGCTCGGCGCACAGACCGGGTACTGGATCGGGCGCCGCGGCGGCCGCGCCCTGCTGGCCCGGAGCCGGGCCAGGAGACTGCACGAGGGCGCGAGCCGCGCGGAGGAACTGCTCGACAGATACGGCCATGCGCGGGCGATCGTGCTGGCCCGCTTCGTCCCCGTGGTGCGTACGGTGCTCAACCCCTTGGCCGGGGCGCTCAACGTGCCGGCCGGGCAGTTCGCGCTCTGGCAGATCGTCGGCGGAACGATCTGGACGGTCGGGCTGGTGCTCGCGGGCTACGGGCTGGGGTCGTCGGTGCCGAATGTGGACCGCTATCTCCTGCCGATCGTGGCCGTCGTGGTCGTCGTCTCCCTCATCCCCCTCGCTGCCGAGCTGCTGCGCTCGCGCGGCGGGCGCGCCGCCGAAGGAGACCGGAACTGA
- a CDS encoding BlaI/MecI/CopY family transcriptional regulator → MESTVLAALWAADAPLTPGQVQGALGAPLARTTVTTILTRLYEKGTVTRTRSGRGFAYTPTEDAPGLTARRMHSELRKEEDRSTVLARFVSQLTDEDEQLLRELLDGDTR, encoded by the coding sequence CTGGAATCCACGGTCCTGGCGGCCCTGTGGGCGGCCGACGCCCCGCTCACCCCCGGTCAGGTGCAGGGCGCCCTCGGCGCGCCCCTGGCCCGCACCACCGTCACCACGATCCTGACCAGGCTGTACGAGAAGGGCACGGTCACCCGCACCCGTTCGGGGCGCGGCTTCGCGTACACCCCCACCGAGGACGCGCCCGGTCTCACCGCCCGCCGGATGCACAGCGAACTGCGGAAGGAGGAGGACCGCAGCACCGTGCTGGCCCGATTCGTCTCGCAGCTCACCGACGAGGACGAGCAGCTGCTCAGGGAGCTGCTCGACGGAGACACCCGATGA
- a CDS encoding PP2C family protein-serine/threonine phosphatase, whose protein sequence is MTIGLQRSAAVRSAVLPVTDAGEAEASAARVGNAALFGGLALLTALIVVLDVTTGNDLRIVPLLVVVPAFVSVFGTIRQTVGVATWIMAVVVASRLVSGGSFWDLASGVVFTVLACGLGVGSCVLRIRHATEIARLRTAAVALQRQILRPLPVLTGHVVAHGVYAPIEEDRLVGGDIYEIVESPYGTRVIIGDVQGKGIAAIGAGFAALGAFREAAIREPTLTGVADALEDAVVRHNTFSAQTGETERFVTALILGIDDGDRVLAVNCGHLPPRLLHDGAAAPVPLRQTSVPLGMAELSSEPRVAEQLDFPSGATLLVFTDGVTEARNSVGTFYPLDTRLGRWAGSGSREVLDALHADLDAFTGGVRRDDIAVLALRRAPAGSRSPVLAGEGARRAAQAFGER, encoded by the coding sequence GTGACGATCGGGCTCCAGCGCTCCGCAGCCGTACGCAGTGCGGTGCTGCCGGTGACCGACGCAGGGGAAGCCGAGGCCTCCGCGGCCCGGGTCGGGAACGCGGCGTTGTTCGGCGGTCTGGCTCTGCTGACCGCTTTGATCGTCGTCCTTGACGTGACGACCGGCAACGACCTGCGCATCGTGCCTCTGCTGGTCGTCGTGCCCGCATTTGTCTCGGTCTTCGGCACCATCCGGCAGACGGTGGGCGTCGCCACCTGGATCATGGCCGTCGTCGTCGCTTCCCGGCTGGTGTCCGGGGGGTCGTTCTGGGATCTTGCCAGCGGAGTCGTCTTCACGGTGCTGGCCTGTGGCCTGGGTGTCGGTTCCTGTGTGCTGCGGATCCGTCACGCCACCGAGATCGCCAGACTGCGCACCGCGGCGGTCGCTCTCCAACGGCAGATCCTGCGCCCGCTGCCCGTCCTGACCGGCCATGTCGTCGCCCACGGGGTCTACGCCCCGATCGAGGAGGACCGGCTGGTCGGGGGCGACATCTACGAGATCGTCGAATCGCCCTACGGAACACGGGTGATCATCGGCGATGTCCAGGGCAAGGGGATCGCGGCCATCGGAGCGGGGTTCGCCGCACTCGGCGCGTTCCGGGAGGCGGCCATCCGCGAGCCCACCCTGACCGGAGTGGCGGACGCACTGGAGGACGCGGTCGTCCGCCACAACACCTTCTCCGCCCAGACCGGTGAGACCGAACGTTTCGTCACCGCCCTGATCCTCGGCATCGACGACGGCGACCGGGTGCTGGCCGTGAACTGCGGCCATCTGCCTCCCCGGCTGCTGCATGACGGTGCTGCCGCCCCGGTGCCGCTCCGGCAGACCTCCGTCCCGCTCGGCATGGCCGAGCTCAGCAGCGAGCCGCGCGTGGCGGAACAACTCGACTTCCCGTCCGGCGCGACGCTCCTGGTCTTCACCGACGGAGTGACCGAGGCCCGCAACTCCGTCGGCACCTTCTACCCGCTGGACACCCGGCTCGGCCGCTGGGCAGGGAGCGGGTCGCGCGAGGTGCTGGACGCCCTCCATGCGGATCTCGACGCCTTCACCGGCGGCGTACGACGCGACGACATCGCGGTACTCGCGCTGCGCAGGGCGCCGGCCGGGAGCCGCAGCCCCGTACTGGCCGGCGAGGGCGCGCGACGTGCTGCGCAGGCATTCGGCGAACGGTAG
- a CDS encoding isochorismatase family protein: MPHSSALLVIDMQNSLVAIAHRAAETVAVIAGLRERARAAGVPVVTIQHRGNGMEAGTEGWQIVPDLAPAADEQVVHKTSADSFLDTHLDKTLTALGVTEVVVTGFATEICVDTTARQALSHRYDVVLVADGHTTSVRPDSGDYVRPGQSIAHHNEIYRHIDFPGRNIRVLPASEVDFADPSVL; this comes from the coding sequence ATGCCTCACTCCTCCGCGCTGCTCGTGATCGACATGCAGAACAGCTTGGTGGCGATCGCGCACCGGGCCGCGGAGACCGTCGCCGTGATCGCCGGACTCCGCGAACGCGCCAGAGCCGCCGGCGTACCGGTCGTGACCATCCAGCACCGGGGCAACGGCATGGAGGCCGGTACCGAGGGCTGGCAGATCGTGCCCGACCTCGCGCCCGCCGCAGACGAGCAGGTCGTCCACAAGACCAGCGCGGACAGCTTCCTGGACACGCATCTCGACAAGACCCTCACGGCGCTGGGAGTCACCGAGGTGGTCGTCACCGGGTTCGCGACCGAGATCTGCGTGGACACCACGGCGCGGCAGGCGCTGAGCCACCGGTACGACGTGGTGCTGGTCGCCGACGGGCACACCACATCCGTCCGTCCCGACTCCGGCGATTACGTCCGGCCGGGGCAGTCGATCGCGCACCACAACGAGATCTACCGGCACATCGACTTCCCCGGGCGGAACATCCGTGTGCTGCCCGCGTCGGAAGTGGATTTCGCCGACCCTTCGGTGCTCTGA
- a CDS encoding phosphatase PAP2 family protein codes for MSGETSAVEQARFPEDPIAPRIRTALGAALIGVVGFLGLTAVVLTARHGSVLPIDRAAHTWSLHHRPAAVVSVSRAVTATGTGVFPYAAAVAAGLTAGRDVRHRLTYAAGALAFLLLGQALRLCLMEAIARPRPAAGDWATHASGFAFPSGHATTSALTAGLLVAAIGHRARLRRARAAAPGRGTGTAAAAVLLGCWAAAVGTSRVLLGVHWATDVAAGWLFAAVWLGLGAALIRIRTAPPGSH; via the coding sequence GTGAGCGGGGAGACCTCGGCGGTGGAGCAGGCCCGGTTCCCCGAGGATCCGATCGCACCTCGCATCCGTACGGCGCTCGGGGCCGCACTGATCGGGGTCGTCGGATTCCTGGGCCTGACGGCGGTGGTCCTCACGGCCCGGCACGGGTCCGTGCTGCCGATCGACCGGGCCGCGCACACCTGGTCCCTCCACCATCGGCCCGCCGCTGTCGTCAGCGTGTCCAGGGCGGTCACGGCGACGGGTACAGGTGTGTTCCCTTACGCCGCCGCCGTGGCCGCCGGGCTGACCGCCGGCCGGGACGTACGCCACCGCCTGACGTACGCGGCAGGCGCCCTCGCCTTCCTGCTGCTCGGGCAGGCACTACGCCTCTGCCTGATGGAAGCGATCGCACGCCCCCGCCCGGCGGCGGGCGACTGGGCGACCCACGCCTCCGGGTTCGCCTTCCCGTCCGGGCACGCGACGACATCCGCGCTGACGGCGGGTCTGCTGGTGGCGGCAATCGGTCACCGGGCGCGGCTTCGCCGGGCCCGCGCCGCTGCCCCTGGCAGAGGCACCGGCACCGCCGCCGCAGCCGTCCTGCTCGGCTGCTGGGCCGCAGCCGTCGGGACGAGCCGGGTTCTGCTCGGAGTGCACTGGGCGACGGACGTGGCGGCCGGATGGCTGTTCGCCGCCGTCTGGCTGGGGCTCGGCGCCGCGCTGATACGGATACGCACGGCCCCGCCCGGATCGCACTGA